One window of Camelina sativa cultivar DH55 chromosome 4, Cs, whole genome shotgun sequence genomic DNA carries:
- the LOC104780381 gene encoding tRNA-splicing endonuclease subunit Sen2-1 has protein sequence MAPRWKWKGAEAKALAEPVSETVSELQSSLAQTEASGFLSSCNVLLLVEVEQAELLDRCCFGKLVVSSEKDKRWIQLSFEEAFFLFYKLNCIKISPHGRSLEDEVDLWRSMRSFKPNFAILYKAYSHLRLKNWIVRSGLQYGVDFVVYRHHPSLVHSEYAVLVQSIGENDGLKAWSDVHCSVRLTGSVAKTLLFLYVNGQVNTENMNLPFCLEDYTVEELTIRRWSPELCREDETRT, from the coding sequence ATGGCGCCAAGGTGGAAATGGAAAGGTGCTGAGGCAAAAGCACTTGCAGAACCTGTTTCAGAAACAGTCTCAGagcttcaatcttctttggCCCAAACAGAGGCTTCAGGCTTCCTCTCAAGTTGTAATGTACTTCTATTGGTTGAGGTTGAGCAAGCTGAGCTTTTGGACCGTTGTTGTTTCGGTAAACTTGTTGTTAGTAGCGAGAAAGATAAGAGATGGATTCAGTTATCTTTTGAAGaagctttctttttgttctacAAACTCAACTGCATCAAGATCTCTCCTCACGGTCGTTCCCTAGAAGACGAGGTAGATCTATGGCGATCAATGAGATCCTTTAAGCCGAATTTTGCGATCTTGTACAAGGCTTATTCGCATCTTAGATTAAAGAACTGGATTGTGAGATCAGGGTTACAATATGGAGTTGATTTCGTGGTCTATAGACATCATCCATCTCTTGTCCACTCTGAATACGCTGTTCTTGTTCAGTCCATTGGAGAGAATGACGGGTTAAAGGCGTGGTCCGATGTTCATTGCAGTGTTCGCCTAACTGGAAGCGTCGCGAAAACATTGTTGTTTCTTTACGTTAATGGACAAGTCAATACAGAGAACATGAACCTGCCTTTTTGTTTAGAAGACTACACAGTGGAAGAGCTAACAATTCGTAGATGGAGTCCTGAACTTTGCCGTGAAGATGAAACCAGAACATGA
- the LOC104780380 gene encoding tetraspanin-3 — protein MRTSNHLIGLVNFLTFLLSIPILGGGIWLSSRANSTDCLRFLQWPLIVIGISIMVVSLAGFAGACYRNKFLMWLYLVVMLLIIAALIGFIIFAYAVTDKGSGRTVLNRGYLDYYIQDYSGWLKDRVSDDGYWGKISSCLRDSGACRKIGRNFNGVPETADMFFLRRLSPVESGCCKPPTDCGFSYVNETGWDTRGGMIGPNPDCMLWSNDQSMLCYQCSSCKAGVLGSLKKSWRKVSVINIVVLIMLVIFYVIAYAAYRNVKRMDNDEPAGEARMTKSHPSHFHL, from the exons ATGAGAACAAGCAACCATCTCATAGGTCTAGTCAACTTCCTCACCTTCCTCCTCTCGATCCCAATCCTCGGCGGTGGAATATGGCTGAGCAGCCGAGCTAACTCCACCGACTGTTTAAGATTCCTCCAGTGGCCACTCATAGTCATCGGAATCTCAATCATGGTCGTTTCTTTAGCCGGGTTCGCTGGAGCTTGTTACCGTAATAAGTTCCTCATGTGGCTATACCTAGTCGTCATGCTCCTCATCATAGCCGCCCTCATAGGTTTCATCATCTTTGCTTACGCGGTTACCGATAAAGGATCTGGTCGAACCGTGCTTAACCGGGGTTATCTTGACTACTATATTCAAGATTACTCTGGTTGGTTGAAAGATCGAGTCTCGGATGATGGTTACTGGGGCAAAATCAGTTCTTGTCTTAGAGATTCTGGTGCTTGCAGGAAGATCGGAAGGAACTTTAACGGTGTACCTGAAACAGCTGATATGTTCTTCCTTAGAAGACTTAGTCCTGTTGAG TCCGGCTGTTGCAAGCCACCAACAGATTGTGGTTTTTCATATGTGAATGAGACGGGGTGGGACACGAGAGGAGGGATGATAGGACCTAACCCGGACTGTATGCTGTGGAGCAACGACCAGAGCATGCTCTGTTATCAGTGTAGCTCTTGTAAAGCTGGTGTTCTTGGGAGTTTGAAGAAGAGCTGGAGAAAAGTATCAGTGATCAACATCGTGGTGCTAATCATGCTCGTTATCTTCTACGTGATAGCTTATGCGGCTTATAGGAATGTCAAGAGGATGGATAACGATGAGCCTGCCGGTGAAGCAAGGATGACAAAATCACATCCTAGTCATTTCCATCTTTGA